Proteins encoded by one window of Deltaproteobacteria bacterium:
- a CDS encoding nucleotidyltransferase domain-containing protein, with the protein MDIAKIFKSRTRKELFRLYFTNPDNEYYLRELERILDIPVSMIRKELAHLEDTGIFVSSKKGNLVYYSLNKSYPLFEELKSIVFKTIGIQGLLKETLSKIKGIEVAFIYGSFAKKEDAAISDIDLFIVGKIDDSRLSREIRKLEEVLKREINYSVFTRDEFKKKAKERDSFIIDLLENPKIFIVGGQDDL; encoded by the coding sequence ATGGACATTGCCAAGATATTCAAATCAAGGACGCGGAAAGAGTTGTTCAGACTCTACTTTACCAATCCTGACAATGAATATTACTTACGGGAATTGGAGCGCATCCTTGATATTCCTGTCAGCATGATTCGCAAGGAACTCGCCCATTTGGAAGATACCGGAATTTTTGTGTCATCAAAAAAAGGCAATCTGGTTTACTATTCTCTCAATAAGTCATATCCTTTATTTGAAGAATTAAAAAGCATTGTATTTAAAACTATAGGCATTCAGGGATTGCTCAAAGAGACTTTGAGCAAGATTAAAGGTATTGAGGTTGCCTTTATTTACGGCTCTTTTGCGAAAAAGGAAGATGCTGCTATAAGCGATATTGATTTGTTTATTGTGGGCAAAATTGACGACTCCAGATTATCAAGAGAGATAAGAAAACTTGAAGAAGTTTTAAAAAGAGAGATAAATTACAGCGTATTTACAAGAGATGAGTTTAAAAAGAAGGCGAAAGAAAGGGATTCGTTTATAATTGACCTTCTTGAAAACCCAAAGATATTTATTGTGGGCGGTCAGGATGACCTATAA